In the genome of Spirochaetia bacterium, one region contains:
- a CDS encoding trans-2-enoyl-CoA reductase family protein yields MIIEEKVLHGVCLTAHPTGCRTYTTDEITFVEDACKGLEGDRYKPFEKTHPKALVLGCSTGYGLSSRIVLSFGCGADTLGVSFERSPKKNRCATPGWYNTKVFEEKAAHEGLYCKTLDGDAFSDAMKQQVAQLIKEELGKVDLVIYSLASPVRIDPVTGETYKSVLKPVGKDFTSLSLDPATGQIGQVTLSAADEKQVEATIKVMGGEDWLLWIDYLSKQGCLADGAKTIAYSYIGPNITAPIYRNGTIGQAKKDLERTVPKLNGIMAGIDGKAYVSVNKALVTRASAVIPVVPLYITILYRIMKQKGLHESCIEQMYRLYRDKFPAEMVEEDGLLHMDDFEMQQDVQDEVRKIWATLHEGQVIGDEELEQFRTDYAHLHGFGYRTIDYGKDVDPLNP; encoded by the coding sequence ATGATCATAGAGGAAAAAGTCTTGCATGGGGTATGTCTGACCGCGCATCCTACTGGGTGCAGGACATATACGACAGATGAAATTACGTTTGTAGAAGATGCCTGCAAAGGGCTTGAGGGAGATAGATACAAACCCTTTGAAAAAACACATCCGAAGGCGCTTGTCCTTGGTTGTTCAACAGGATATGGTCTTTCCAGCAGGATAGTTTTGTCTTTTGGCTGTGGAGCTGATACACTTGGTGTTTCTTTTGAGCGAAGTCCGAAAAAAAACAGATGTGCGACGCCTGGCTGGTACAATACCAAGGTGTTTGAGGAAAAAGCAGCACATGAAGGTCTCTATTGCAAGACATTGGACGGTGATGCTTTTTCTGATGCTATGAAACAACAGGTAGCACAGCTCATCAAGGAAGAACTGGGCAAGGTGGATTTGGTCATCTATAGTCTGGCTTCCCCTGTCAGGATTGATCCTGTGACTGGTGAGACATACAAATCCGTACTCAAGCCGGTCGGTAAGGATTTTACTTCCCTTTCTCTTGATCCTGCGACTGGTCAGATTGGTCAGGTAACACTGTCTGCTGCAGATGAAAAGCAGGTCGAGGCTACCATCAAAGTGATGGGAGGTGAAGACTGGTTACTTTGGATTGATTATCTTTCAAAACAAGGATGTCTTGCTGATGGTGCAAAAACGATAGCTTATTCTTACATTGGGCCGAATATTACAGCACCTATTTATCGAAATGGTACTATCGGTCAGGCAAAAAAGGATTTGGAACGTACTGTTCCGAAATTAAATGGAATCATGGCTGGGATCGATGGCAAAGCCTATGTATCTGTAAATAAGGCTTTGGTAACAAGGGCAAGTGCCGTTATACCTGTAGTGCCTCTTTATATAACAATTCTCTATCGAATAATGAAACAGAAAGGGTTGCACGAAAGTTGTATAGAACAGATGTATAGGCTATATCGTGACAAGTTTCCTGCGGAAATGGTAGAAGAAGATGGACTCCTACATATGGATGACTTTGAAATGCAGCAGGACGTTCAGGATGAGGTTAGGAAAATCTGGGCGACACTGCACGAGGGACAGGTCATTGGAGATGAGGAACTGGAGCAATTCCGAACGGACTATGCACATCTTCATGGATTCGGTTATCGGACAATTGACTACGGTAAGGATGTTGATCCATTGAATCCTTAG
- a CDS encoding rubredoxin, translating into MKKYECNLCGYVYDPAVGDPDGGIAPNTAFEDLPDDWVCPLCGASKDDFSPCD; encoded by the coding sequence ATGAAAAAGTACGAATGTAATTTATGTGGGTATGTCTATGATCCCGCCGTCGGTGATCCTGACGGAGGAATCGCACCAAACACAGCTTTTGAAGATCTCCCTGATGATTGGGTATGTCCTCTTTGCGGAGCTTCAAAGGATGATTTTTCACCCTGTGATTGA
- a CDS encoding WYL domain-containing protein, producing MKGERVAQLELLLLSHPEGLRRAEIARRLGVHRSTISRYVTDLSQYIDVYEENNLIKIRNKNEDENIELSVYESLAFNMSAEILAQNTEFQNPHLASGLRKIALSMRVYAPKISENIMQLAEEIDKEVQKKSGNSQYSSILDVLIDSWVSGRIVKIEQKIGEKKSETELAPYFIGFREDSTGRNPISVTGRLRHTPEMVTIDISTITKAVILDQTYTIPDNLKPFKRPEESDSYDSIDMVHLSLKIKEESAMNVFHGLNHDEPKIENFDGYSICTMDVENSTDLLLKIIQCGNSVEILEPENFRSRFVYLLEGILSLYH from the coding sequence ATGAAAGGAGAACGAGTTGCACAATTGGAATTGCTCCTGCTTTCCCATCCTGAGGGCCTGAGAAGAGCAGAAATAGCACGGAGACTTGGCGTACATCGGTCAACTATCAGCAGATACGTTACGGACCTCAGTCAATATATTGACGTATATGAAGAAAACAATCTCATCAAAATCAGAAACAAAAATGAAGACGAAAACATTGAATTGTCCGTCTATGAAAGTCTTGCATTCAATATGTCTGCAGAAATACTGGCCCAAAACACTGAATTCCAAAATCCACATCTTGCTTCAGGCCTGAGAAAAATTGCACTGAGCATGAGAGTCTATGCACCGAAAATCAGCGAAAATATCATGCAGCTGGCAGAAGAAATAGACAAAGAAGTCCAGAAAAAAAGCGGCAATAGCCAATACAGCAGCATACTTGATGTCCTGATAGATTCCTGGGTCTCTGGCAGAATCGTAAAGATTGAACAAAAAATCGGGGAAAAGAAAAGCGAAACAGAACTGGCCCCTTATTTTATCGGTTTCAGGGAAGATTCGACAGGCAGGAATCCCATAAGCGTAACAGGACGGTTGCGGCATACTCCGGAAATGGTAACCATAGATATCAGCACCATTACAAAGGCTGTCATCTTAGATCAGACCTATACTATCCCAGATAATCTGAAACCATTCAAACGTCCTGAAGAGAGTGACAGCTACGATTCCATCGACATGGTTCACCTCTCTCTGAAAATAAAGGAAGAATCGGCAATGAACGTATTCCATGGCCTCAATCATGATGAACCAAAGATTGAAAATTTTGATGGTTACTCTATTTGTACCATGGATGTCGAAAATTCTACAGACCTGCTTCTCAAAATCATCCAATGTGGAAATTCCGTAGAAATTCTCGAACCAGAGAACTTCAGAAGTAGGTTTGTTTATTTATTGGAAGGAATTCTATCCCTATATCATTAA
- a CDS encoding SlyX family protein gives MKDDEARTTAIEIKLAYAEEMIAQLNEVVIRQQKDLGVLENHVAKLEKKMKDFIDNSEGEERPNRRPPHY, from the coding sequence ATGAAGGATGATGAAGCGCGTACTACTGCCATTGAGATCAAGCTTGCCTATGCAGAAGAAATGATAGCCCAGCTCAATGAGGTAGTCATAAGGCAACAGAAAGATCTGGGGGTGTTGGAAAACCATGTGGCAAAACTTGAAAAGAAGATGAAGGATTTCATTGACAATTCAGAAGGGGAGGAAAGACCGAACCGCAGACCGCCACATTATTGA
- a CDS encoding thioesterase, with protein sequence MQPMDLDGLREIDADNVFREDFRSYTYNEDSHMVAKLSWFFELAQEMAAFHAVQRHCSIPELHEIGCTWVITHTEMQIDRYPHWPEVVHMETWAQNPSGIFIPRSVRAYDKYGKRCFLAKTFWAILDTNTGRPRVPSKIMEKLIQPTDSERYPQHCALPPRISRIIPKDIQEISHTQPDVTYGVTDSNHHVNNVAYINWLLTAMPNDFRDLYKVSQITVSWLRQTFLADHIHVQTFSDADNPFSGPAPIFFHQIWKDEQDGSKSKVFEAKTTWKPRIEVE encoded by the coding sequence ATGCAGCCCATGGATCTTGACGGACTGAGAGAAATAGATGCAGACAATGTCTTCAGAGAAGACTTTAGAAGCTATACCTATAACGAAGATAGCCATATGGTTGCAAAACTTAGTTGGTTCTTTGAATTGGCACAGGAAATGGCGGCGTTCCACGCAGTACAGCGTCATTGCAGTATTCCTGAATTGCATGAGATAGGCTGTACATGGGTCATTACCCACACAGAGATGCAAATTGACCGATATCCTCATTGGCCAGAAGTCGTCCACATGGAAACCTGGGCACAGAATCCATCAGGTATCTTTATCCCCCGTTCTGTTCGTGCTTACGACAAGTATGGCAAAAGATGTTTTCTTGCAAAAACCTTCTGGGCAATCCTGGATACCAACACAGGCCGGCCCCGTGTGCCTTCCAAAATCATGGAAAAACTTATACAGCCTACAGATAGTGAGCGTTACCCCCAGCACTGTGCACTTCCTCCCCGAATATCAAGGATCATACCAAAGGATATACAGGAAATATCACATACACAGCCAGATGTTACCTACGGAGTAACAGACTCCAACCATCATGTCAACAATGTTGCTTATATCAACTGGTTGCTTACTGCAATGCCCAATGATTTCAGGGATCTCTACAAGGTTTCTCAGATTACTGTTTCATGGCTTCGACAGACTTTCCTTGCTGACCATATCCATGTACAGACATTCAGTGATGCTGACAATCCCTTTTCTGGGCCAGCTCCGATTTTTTTTCATCAGATTTGGAAAGATGAGCAGGACGGAAGCAAATCAAAGGTATTTGAAGCCAAAACTACATGGAAACCCAGGATTGAGGTAGAATGA
- the rsmD gene encoding 16S rRNA (guanine(966)-N(2))-methyltransferase RsmD translates to MRITGGVYRGRTVVCPPGVIRPAMDRMRESLFSILGNLDGMSFLDLFSGSGCVGIEAASRGADPVHVVEKDRGKKTVIQKNLSIVEGSQIKLFMVDVKRFIPTAKQEYDIVYADPPFNMEGKVSLARLVESNHLVKGNGLFIIHYPVEEKDNWPEHIGELTCCDQRKYGRSQLIFYRRISLATEEKE, encoded by the coding sequence ATGCGGATAACAGGCGGAGTGTATAGAGGCAGGACAGTTGTCTGCCCACCGGGAGTCATACGACCGGCAATGGACAGGATGAGGGAATCGCTTTTTTCAATCTTAGGCAACCTGGATGGTATGTCTTTCCTTGATCTTTTTTCAGGCAGCGGATGTGTAGGCATCGAAGCTGCCAGCAGAGGTGCAGATCCTGTACATGTAGTAGAAAAAGACAGAGGTAAGAAAACAGTCATACAGAAGAACCTGTCCATCGTTGAAGGTTCCCAGATAAAGCTGTTCATGGTTGATGTCAAACGTTTTATTCCGACTGCCAAGCAGGAATACGATATCGTCTATGCCGATCCTCCGTTCAATATGGAAGGTAAAGTTTCCCTTGCCCGCTTGGTTGAAAGCAACCATCTGGTAAAGGGAAACGGCTTGTTCATCATCCATTATCCTGTGGAAGAAAAAGACAACTGGCCGGAACATATCGGAGAACTGACTTGCTGTGACCAACGGAAATATGGCAGAAGCCAGCTTATATTTTACCGTAGGATCAGCTTGGCAACGGAGGAGAAAGAGTAA
- a CDS encoding HipA domain-containing protein, with protein MKYDHCLCCGRPLELQNEYATGWHQGCIKKFFSTSSLPRLQLDDEGINRLAEETVQKGLTVTGIQKKLSLHLSSENIHKKDFRLTLIGYPAGFILKPQSKGYQQLPEAEHTVMLLADSIGIPTVPHALILMKDGTPAYITKRIDRKGKNKLQMEDFCQLSERLTEDKYKGSYEQCGKIIRKWSSMPGIDITGFFRLTLFNFITGNSDMHLKNFSLIENENHAFRLSKAYDLLPVQLVNPMDTEQTALTLNGKKNKIGRKDFIALGQNLGINDKAILNMMDELIEKASSFNPIIDSSYLQKPLKTSLKGLIQTRCTILKDMA; from the coding sequence ATGAAATATGATCATTGCCTTTGTTGTGGAAGACCATTGGAATTACAAAATGAATATGCTACCGGATGGCATCAAGGCTGCATAAAGAAATTCTTCAGTACTTCTTCTCTTCCTCGGTTACAGCTGGATGATGAGGGTATCAACAGACTTGCAGAAGAAACTGTTCAGAAAGGACTTACCGTTACAGGCATTCAAAAGAAACTATCCCTACACCTAAGCTCCGAAAACATACATAAAAAGGATTTTCGATTGACGCTCATCGGCTACCCTGCAGGATTCATATTGAAACCCCAAAGCAAGGGCTACCAACAATTACCGGAAGCAGAACACACCGTCATGTTGCTTGCAGATTCAATCGGTATTCCGACGGTTCCGCATGCATTGATCCTTATGAAGGATGGGACACCTGCATATATTACGAAGCGAATAGACAGAAAAGGAAAAAACAAATTGCAGATGGAGGACTTCTGTCAACTTTCAGAACGCCTTACTGAAGACAAATACAAAGGTTCATATGAGCAATGCGGAAAGATTATCAGGAAATGGTCTTCAATGCCTGGGATAGATATCACAGGGTTTTTCAGACTTACCCTGTTCAACTTCATCACAGGAAACTCAGACATGCACTTGAAGAATTTTTCGTTGATTGAAAATGAAAACCATGCCTTTCGCCTGTCGAAAGCCTATGACCTTCTGCCTGTACAGCTGGTCAATCCCATGGATACGGAACAAACTGCACTGACATTGAACGGCAAAAAAAACAAGATAGGACGCAAGGATTTCATTGCTTTGGGTCAGAATCTTGGAATCAATGACAAGGCAATCCTCAACATGATGGACGAGCTGATTGAAAAAGCAAGTTCCTTCAACCCTATCATTGATAGCTCATATCTACAGAAGCCATTGAAAACCAGTCTAAAAGGGTTGATACAGACAAGATGTACTATTTTGAAAGACATGGCATAG
- a CDS encoding HipA N-terminal domain-containing protein produces MYDKKAGTIKETEDGYEFIYTENYLMDKDALPISLTLPLQKQPYKSKTFFPFFDGLIPEGWLLNIAIKKWNLNSYDRMGLLMTTCKDCIGAVSVVADEI; encoded by the coding sequence ATGTATGACAAGAAAGCAGGAACCATAAAGGAAACCGAAGATGGGTATGAATTCATCTATACGGAAAACTACCTCATGGATAAAGATGCACTTCCGATAAGCCTGACACTTCCCCTGCAAAAACAACCATATAAGAGCAAGACATTCTTTCCTTTTTTTGATGGATTGATTCCAGAAGGGTGGTTGCTGAATATCGCCATCAAAAAATGGAATCTTAATTCCTATGACAGAATGGGACTGTTGATGACAACTTGCAAAGATTGCATCGGTGCTGTGAGCGTGGTAGCAGATGAAATATGA
- a CDS encoding alpha/beta hydrolase encodes MSNINVRNCVIEYNIQGSGPAIVWGHGLASSMKQEDSFKVVDLAGLQNDYSILRYDARGHGASSFTKNLEDYSLENLARDQLELATSLGFKNYIATGISMGASTAITAAIISPERIKALILVLLPTAWEFRKAQAERYEKIAECIESGDMEGFQKLMKSVPLPDPLARFSSKKGKGPTVLEEDEKNRLSLIFRGLSKTDLPSVELINRISQPTLILGWTGDENHPLTTTARFQELVPHSKIVLATTFDGVKKWNEHIKSFVENI; translated from the coding sequence ATGTCAAATATCAATGTACGAAATTGCGTGATTGAATATAATATCCAAGGATCTGGACCTGCAATTGTTTGGGGGCATGGGCTCGCATCATCAATGAAGCAAGAAGATTCCTTTAAAGTTGTTGATTTGGCAGGATTACAAAATGATTATTCAATTCTTCGGTACGATGCCAGAGGTCATGGTGCAAGTAGCTTTACTAAAAATTTGGAAGATTATTCTCTAGAAAATCTTGCAAGAGATCAGCTTGAGTTAGCAACCTCATTAGGTTTTAAGAATTATATTGCTACAGGAATATCTATGGGAGCATCAACAGCAATAACAGCAGCAATTATTTCACCTGAAAGAATTAAGGCGTTAATACTTGTACTTTTGCCAACTGCCTGGGAATTTAGGAAGGCACAAGCTGAAAGATATGAAAAAATTGCAGAGTGCATTGAATCAGGAGATATGGAGGGATTTCAGAAACTTATGAAATCTGTTCCTTTACCAGATCCCCTTGCAAGGTTTTCATCGAAAAAAGGAAAGGGACCAACGGTTCTTGAGGAGGATGAAAAAAATCGGTTATCGTTAATTTTTCGTGGACTGAGTAAGACAGATTTGCCTTCAGTTGAATTAATAAATCGTATAAGTCAGCCGACTCTGATTCTTGGCTGGACGGGCGATGAAAATCATCCTTTAACTACAACTGCAAGATTCCAGGAGTTGGTACCGCATTCAAAGATTGTTTTAGCTACAACTTTTGACGGAGTAAAAAAATGGAATGAGCATATTAAAAGCTTCGTGGAAAATATATGA
- the recG gene encoding ATP-dependent DNA helicase RecG → MFIRALEKKVSLLKGIGKSAEASLVTLDVKSQKDLLLLAPRSWEDRSVLTPLGQFPPYLGQPVTVNTIVMATGYEFFGGGAKRTLKLLMQDVSGKETGNIQLLCFGRNFLQRTIRLHHVFYLYATNVTRRGSSLQTGSFELTEMQLGQEPPAPFGQILPVYPLRGTLTQKILRKAIHQILQENTSFENELPQELTADLHLMDSDTAIRCFHFPPDSTSRASARRSLAFTELFYLQILARRNLSKKRKVHGQSIPTELENRFVASLPFSLTPDQIKVLRQIREDLDADIPMNRMLQGDVGSGKTLVAWVSALHVLSRHGQVAFMAPTELLALQHAENAARLLEPFGIRIGLLIGSTKQKDRRPLLEAIKAGEIDIIIGTHALFSDQVTFADLRFVIIDEQHRFGVEQREQLLQKGKMPHVLMMSATPIPRTLALTIYGDLEVSTINTMPKGRKKIITHLVGEASRERMYKAVAVEFNRGHQAYFVYPRIDDSGQSELRDVTNMFEYLKNQYPGVPSALLHSKVEDEEKVQILEKFKKKELMYIVSTSVIEVGIDIPDATCIIIEHADRFGLSALHQLRGRVGRSQLQSYCFLVFSDNLSEDAIKRLKIMRETDDGFKIAEEDLKIRGPGELTGTRQSGYLRLHFASLTDDLELIKQARDCCDRILEEDPGFIRAENRVIARVLEEANPFPDRERD, encoded by the coding sequence TGAGGCATCCTTGGTTACACTTGATGTCAAAAGCCAGAAAGATTTGTTGCTCCTGGCCCCCCGGAGTTGGGAAGATCGATCGGTCCTTACGCCGTTAGGGCAGTTTCCACCTTATCTAGGACAACCCGTAACGGTCAATACAATAGTCATGGCAACCGGTTATGAATTTTTCGGAGGCGGGGCAAAACGCACCTTGAAACTACTGATGCAAGATGTCAGCGGAAAAGAAACCGGCAACATACAGCTTCTATGTTTCGGCAGGAACTTCCTGCAACGGACCATCAGGCTTCATCACGTATTCTACCTTTACGCAACAAACGTGACACGCCGGGGCAGTTCACTTCAGACCGGGTCTTTTGAACTTACCGAAATGCAATTGGGACAAGAACCACCAGCGCCGTTTGGGCAGATACTTCCCGTTTACCCTCTTCGAGGTACCCTGACCCAAAAAATACTGAGAAAAGCCATACATCAGATCCTGCAGGAAAATACTTCATTTGAAAACGAACTCCCACAGGAACTTACGGCAGACTTGCATCTTATGGACAGTGACACGGCAATCAGATGCTTCCATTTTCCTCCTGATTCCACTTCCAGAGCTTCCGCTCGTCGTTCCCTTGCGTTCACAGAGCTTTTCTACCTGCAGATTCTTGCCCGAAGAAACCTGTCAAAGAAAAGAAAAGTCCACGGGCAATCAATCCCGACAGAATTGGAAAACAGGTTTGTAGCTTCACTTCCTTTTTCACTGACTCCCGACCAAATCAAAGTTCTCAGACAGATACGGGAAGATCTGGATGCCGATATACCGATGAACAGAATGCTTCAGGGTGATGTGGGCAGTGGCAAGACATTGGTCGCATGGGTAAGTGCCTTGCATGTACTTTCCCGCCATGGACAGGTTGCTTTCATGGCCCCTACTGAGCTTTTGGCTCTCCAGCATGCAGAAAACGCAGCAAGACTGCTGGAACCATTCGGTATCAGGATAGGGCTGCTGATCGGTTCAACGAAACAGAAAGACAGACGTCCTCTGCTTGAAGCAATCAAAGCCGGAGAAATAGATATCATCATCGGTACCCATGCTTTGTTTTCCGATCAAGTCACCTTTGCCGACCTAAGGTTCGTCATCATCGATGAACAGCATCGTTTCGGCGTAGAACAACGGGAACAGCTTCTCCAGAAAGGTAAAATGCCCCATGTACTGATGATGAGTGCAACCCCGATTCCACGGACACTTGCACTGACCATCTATGGCGACTTGGAAGTTTCAACAATCAATACGATGCCGAAGGGCAGAAAGAAAATCATTACCCATCTGGTAGGAGAAGCCAGCAGGGAACGTATGTACAAGGCAGTAGCCGTTGAATTCAACAGAGGACATCAGGCATATTTTGTCTATCCCAGGATTGATGACTCAGGACAAAGTGAACTGAGAGATGTCACCAATATGTTTGAATATCTGAAAAACCAATATCCAGGTGTCCCTTCTGCCTTGTTGCACAGTAAAGTGGAAGATGAAGAGAAAGTACAGATTCTGGAAAAATTCAAGAAGAAAGAATTGATGTACATCGTCTCAACCAGTGTCATCGAAGTCGGTATTGATATTCCTGATGCTACCTGTATCATTATCGAGCACGCCGATCGTTTCGGACTGTCAGCGCTGCACCAGCTCAGGGGACGTGTAGGACGCTCACAGTTACAGTCTTATTGCTTTCTTGTATTCTCAGACAATCTCAGTGAAGATGCAATAAAACGGCTCAAGATCATGCGTGAAACAGATGACGGTTTCAAGATTGCTGAGGAAGACTTGAAGATCAGAGGCCCCGGAGAGCTTACCGGTACCAGACAAAGCGGTTATCTCAGATTACATTTTGCATCCTTGACTGATGACCTTGAGCTGATCAAGCAAGCAAGGGATTGCTGCGATCGGATATTGGAAGAAGACCCCGGATTCATTCGGGCAGAAAACCGGGTCATTGCAAGGGTACTGGAAGAAGCGAATCCATTTCCGGACAGGGAAAGAGATTAA